Genomic DNA from Ilyobacter polytropus DSM 2926:
GAGCACAGCCTGAGGTACGACACTGTAGCCAAATGGTTTAATAAAAATGGATATATAGTATATGCAGATGATCACAGAGGACACGGGTATTCAGCAGAGAGTATCGAGGAGTTAGGGAGTATAGAGGGTGGATTTGAAACACTTGTGGATGATGAAAAATATATAACCGATTTTATATCAAAAAGTTGTCCAGGACTTCCAATTTATGTGTTAGGTCACAGTATGGGTTCTTTTATTGCCCAGGGTCATATGTCTGATTTATCACGTTTTGTAAATGGGTATATTCTTACAGGTTCTTGCGGTAAGAGGATGGCAGAAACTTTTTCAGGATGGATTTTAAGTGGGATAATAAGAATATTTTTTAGTAAAAGCAAGAGTCCACTTATGAAAAGACTGATATTTCTAGGATATAACAAAAAGATTAAAAAGAAAAAGACTGTCTCTGACTGGCTTACAAGGAGAGAAGAAATTGTAAAGGATTATATAGACGACCCATTCTGTGGATTCGTTTATACCTCAGGGTTTTATTTTTCATTTCTGAAATATCTAAAAAATCTATTTACCAAAAAAACTTTTGAATCTGTAAAAAGGACCATACCAGTTTTTATACTATCTGGTGAGTCTGACCCTGTTGGATTATATGGAAAGGGAGTAAGGAAATTGCTAAAATTTTATAAGAAAAATCATTTTAATTTTGTGAAAATGAAGTTGTATCCTGGTGCAAGGCATGAAATACTAAATGAGATAAACAGTATAGAGGTTTTAGAAGATATAAAAAACTGGATAGAAAATAAAAAATAGGAGGTATTACTCTCCTATTTTTTCACCCTTGATATTCCATATCTCTTGTGCATATTTGGCAATGGTATTGTCAGAGGAAAAGTGTCCTGACATCGCTATATTTACAAGACATTTTTTAGCCCATTTATCCTTATTTTTATAAAGTTTTTCTATTTTTTCCTGGGCCTTTACATATTCTTTGAAATCTTTTAGAACAAAATAATAGTCATTCTTTTCTGTTAACTCTTTGTATATTTCTCCAAACTCAGTTATAGAAACACCTAGAGTTCCATCAACTAAAGTTTCTACCAATTCTGCTATCTCTTGATTTTCTTTTAGGAAATTTACTGAGTTGTATTTATGGGAACTATAGAATTTTAAAACCTCTTCTGATGTTAGACCGAAGATAATGATATTTTCATCACCGACTAGCTCTTTTATCTCTATATTTGCACCATCTAGAGTGGCTAGGGTTATGGCTCCGTTCATCATAAATTTCATATTTCCTGTTCCTGAGGCTTCTTTTGATGCGGTGGAAATTTGTTCACTTACATCAGCAGCAGGAATTATTTTTTCAGCCTTACTGACATTATAGTTGTCTATAAATACGACTTTAATCTTATCATTTACTTCAGGATCATTATTTATAAGATCTCCCAGTGTATTGATAAGTTTTATTATTTTTTTGGCGAATACATATGCCGGTGCTGCTTTGGCACTGAAAATAAAAGTCCTTGGATAAATATCAAAGTTCTTATCGTTTTTCAGTTTTTTATACAAGTAGAGAATATGAAGACAGTTGAGGAGCTGTCGTTTATAGCCGTGGATTCTTTTTACATGAATGTCAAAAATAGAATCCGGGTCTACAACTATTTCTTTTTTATCAAAAATATATTTTGCAAGCTTCACCTTGTTTTCACGTTTTATATCCTCTATTTTGGATAAAACATCTTTATCTTTTTTAAAGATCATCATTTTTTCAAGATCTTTAGGATTTCTTACCCAGCTGTCCCCTATACAGTCGATAATAAGGTTCGTAAGGGCTCTGTTACTCTTTATAAGCCACCTTCTATGGGTTATACCGTTAGTTTTATTATTAAATTTTCCTGGGTAAAAATCATTAAAGTCCTTTAGCTCTTTTGTTTTAAGGATCTCAGTATGAAGTGCTGCCACTCCGTTTACAGAATGGCTTCCAACGATTGCAAGGTTGGCCATTTTTACCATTCCGTTTTCGATTATAGACATTCTTCCGACTCTGTCCCAGTCTCCGTGTCTGGCAATAATCTCCTGACAAAACCTTCTATTTATCTCTTCTATAATCATAAATAATCTAGGGAGTAACCTTTTAAATCCAGAAGCCGGCCATTTCTCAAGAGCTTCAGCCATGATAGTGTGATTTGTATAGGCACAGACCTTTGTTGTTACGTCCCATGCCTCTTTCCAGTTAAGTTCATCTTCATCCATAAGTATTCTCATGAGCTCAGCCACTGCTAAGGCAGGGTGAGTGTCATTAATGTGTATTGCCACATAATCGTCTAAATGTTTAAAGTCAACTTTCACTTCTCTGTGATAATTCAAAATAGACTGAAGACTGGCACTTACAAAGAAATACTCTTGTTTTAGTCTAAGCTGTCTTCCGTTTTCTGTAGAATCATCAGGATAAAGAACTTGAGATATTAGTTCTGCAGTATATTTACCCTCTACTGACTGAAGATAGTTTCCGCTGTTAAAGTTCTGAAAATCAAATTCGTCTGTATCAGCCTCGGAACTCCATAACCTCAGTGTGTTGACAGTTTTATTTAAATATCCAGAAAGGGGTATATCGTATGGAACGGCTTTTACTGTATAGTAGTTTTCATGTACAGCCTCTAGCTCGTTACCCACTTCTTTCATATAGGCAGTTCCGCCAAATCTTATCTTTATACTCCTGTTTTCTTTTCTTACCTCCCAAGGGTAGGGCTCTTTCAGCCAAGGATCTGGCATCTCTACCTGATAGCCATCCTTTATCTCTTGTCTAAACATACCGTATTTATATCTTATCCCACAGCCATGTCCCGGAAGACCAAGGGCTGCAAGGGAATCCATAAAACAAGCAGCCAGCCTTCCTAGACCTCCGTTTCCAAGTCCTGCATCAGGCTCTACCTTTATCAGTAGGTCTAGATCCATTCCCATATCCTCTAAAGCTTCTTTTGCCAGATCTGATATTCCGAGATTGATTAGATTTTTTTCAAGAAGCTTACCAATTAAGAATTCCATTGACAGATAATAAACTTGCTTTACTTTCTTATCTTTATACTGCTGATTGGTTTCAAACCAACCTTCAGACATATAGTCTCTTATTAGGTTGGAAAAAGCTATATATTTCTGAATATCAGAAGCATTTTTCAAATCTTTAGAGTAGAGGCTTTTTAATTTTAAAGCAAAGCCGTTTTTTATCATCTCTTTTGTAAATTCCAATTCAACCAACTCCCCACGTGTTAACCCAATATTTCTTTGTAAAAAGATTTATAATTTTTTGCAGCATGACTCCAGCTATTCTTCTCATTCATACCCCTAAGAATGAGTTCTTTCCATGCTTTTTTATTCTGATATACTTCTACAGCACATTTTATTGTATCCAACATTTCATGGGCATTGTAATTGGAAAAAGTAAATCCGGTTCCCTGTTTTTTCTTTGCGTTATAAGGCTTTACTGTATCTCTTAAGCCACCTGTCTCTCTTACCACAGGGACAGAACCATATCTCATTGCAATCATCTGAGAGAGTCCACAGGGTTCAAAAAGTGAAGGCATTAAAAACATGTCAGATGATGCGTATATTTTTTTTGCCATTGCATCATTGAAAGTAATGTTAGAAGACAGTTTAGACGGATAAACTTGTGAATAATACTCAAAGATATCCTCGTAATCCTGATCCCCTGTACCCAAAATGACTATTTGAAGGTCCATCTGTAGAAGTTCCTGAAGCACGTGAGTTATAAGGTCGATTCCTTTTTGTCTCACCAATCTTGTTATAATACCGATCATAGGAATATCCTCTGATACAGTGAGGCCTAGTTCTTTTTGAAGTTCCAGCTTATTTTTAATTTTTTTATCTATTTTACTCTGGCTGAATTTAGTTGCGATATCTTTATCAGTCCTAGGATTGAAAATATCATAGTCTATACCATTTACTATTCCAGAAAGCCTGCTGTCTATATGTCTAAATAATCCGTGAAGATTTTCTCCGTAAAATTCCATCTTTATCTCTTCTGCATAGGTGCTGCTTACAGTGGATACATAGTCTGAATAATTTACTCCCCCTTTTAAGAAGGAGATAGCGTCAAAAAATTTCATAGAGTCCTCTCTAAAGTGGATATCATGTGAGAGTCCTAGAACATCATCTAGAGTTTCCATAGAAAAAATACCCTGATATTTTAGGTTATGTATAGTATAGAGGGTTTTTACATTCTTATAGGTATCATTTCTCTGAAGCTCTTTTAGATAGACAGGAGTAAGTCCTGAATGCCAGTCGTTGCAATGAATGAGATCAGGCTCGAATTCCATAACTTCTAAAGCAGCTAATACCGATTTTGAGAAGAAACCAAATCTTTCACAGTCATCAAACTCGCCATATACATTATCTCTCTTAAAATAATGCTCGTTATCAACAAAATAATACTTAACTCCGTCGTATTCGAGCATATCTATCCCACAGTATTGATTTCTCCAGGAAAGCTTCACATATGTGTGTCCCAGATGCTTCATTTTGCTCTTGTATTTATAGTCTATCGCCTTGTATTTAGGCAGGATCACTCTAATATCTACCCCGGTTTTTACGAGTGATTTTGGGAGAGAATGAGATACGTCTCCCAGTCCTCCTGTTTTAATAAAAGGCCATGCTTCACCAGTTACGAATAATATTTTCATATTAGTTTTTCCTCCTTCCTCTATTTACATATCTTCTAGAGGCCAATAAAGTTCCTTGAATCGTTCTGAATTGATTCCTATTTTCTTTTCTATGACAAGAGGGAATTCCACTGAAGCTTTTAATTCCTCTCCTTCTGCTATTACTGTATTTTTATCAATTACGACATTTTTTAATTTTGAACCTTTTTTGATGGTGCAGTCTTGAAGGATTACACAATCTTCTATCTCAGTTCCTTCTTCAATTTTTACGTGTCTTGAGACGACACTGTTTTTAACCGTTCCCTCTATAGTACATCCGTTGGCAACAAGTGAATTTGTAACTTCCGACCCATTTTTAAATAAAGAAGGCGGAGTATCTTTTATCTTTGTAAGTATTTTTCCGTGTCTGAAGAATAGATCTCTTCTCACATCTAGATCAAGTACATCCATGTTAAATTTGAAGTATTCCTTTGTAGAATTGATACATCGTAGATAACCTTCAAATTCAAGACCTTTCACTTTATATTTATTTACGTTTCTAGAGATTAGATCTTTGAATGAAGTATAAGATCCATTTTGAGTTGCTTCACAGATCATTTTTATGAAGGTATCTTTTTTCATTATGAATCCCTCTAATGAGATTTTTTCCTCTTTTTTAAAATGAAGATTTTTTCCGATACCTTCTACATATCCGTCTTCATTTAGGTTTATTGTATCACATCCGTAAAAACTTACATCAGCATTTTTTACATTTTTATAGATAATAGATATATCTGCTTCGCTTTCCTCATGTTCTTCGATGAATTTTTTAGCATCCATGCTGCACACCATGTAAGAGGAAGTTACAAAAACATGATCCTGTTTACTTCTGTAAAAGTATTCTAAGTTGTTTTCTAAGATAGAAATGTCAGTACGGGATCCCTCTCCACCTGCAAAGTTGAAAAGAAACATTCCGTCTATTTTTCTGTCTAGATCCCAAGGTCCTCCGCTACCTAAGTGGTCTACTAAAGATCTACTGTTTTGCTTACCTACAAAGAGCCCTACATTTCTCAAACCTGCATTAACCATGTTTGAAAGTGCAAAGTCAATAACTCTATATCTTCCTCCTACTGGAGTGGAGGCTATATTTCTATTTTTAGTTAGCCCTCTTATATCGTCGTCTTTTTCCGTTAGGAGTATCATCGCCATATAGTTGTTTGTCATTTTAAACCTCCCCCTTTATTTTATGATCTGATTTTTTTGGATGATTGTATTGTCTGGTATTACTTTTATTTCTATTCCGTCTCCTATAGAGGCATGATCATTGATCATTACATTTGATCCGACAATTGCTTTTTCTATAACTACGTTGTCCCCTATAGCTGATTCAGACATAATAACAGAATTTTTTATTTTTGTATTTTTACCTATACATACTCCTCCGAATATAATGGAGTTTTCAACTTCTCCGTATATGTCACATCCTTCTACAATAAGGGAGTTTTTAATCTTAGCATTTTCACCTACGTATTTTGGGGGATATGCCTTTTGTGGTGAATATATTTTCCAATTTCTATCAAAAATATTTAGTTCATTGTCTGGATTTAAAAGATCCATATTTGCTTCCCATAGGCTGTCTATAGTTCCTACATCTTTCCAGTATCCTTCGTAAGGATAAGCCATCATTTTATGTCCGTCATTTAGCATTTTTGGGATTATATCTTTTCCGAAGTCATGACTAGAGTCTTTATTTTCTTCATCTTCTATCAAGAATTTTCTAAGAAGATCCCATCTGAAAATATATACTCCCATAGATGCTAGGGTACTCTTTGGATTTGCAGGTTTTTCTTCAAATTCATAAATAGAGTAATCTTCGTTTGTATTCATAATACCAAATCTCGAGGCCTCTTCCATTGAGACATTTATTACAGCTATAGAAGCATCTGCATTATTCTCCTTATGAAAATCAAGCATTTTACTGTAATCCATCTTGTAAATATGGTCACCTGAAAGTATCAAAACATACTCAGGGTTGAATTTGTCGATATAGTTAATATTTTGATGGATGGCATGAGCTGTTCCCATGTACCAGTCTCCACCGTCCATACTTGTGTAAGGCTGAAGTACAGATACACCACCGTTTTGTCTGTCTAGATCCCAAGGGGCCCCTATACCGATATGATTATGTAGGGCAAAGGGTTCATATTGTGTGAGCACCCCAACAGTATCTATTGCCGAGTTAGAACAGTTACTTAGAGCGAAGTCTATTATTCTGTACTTTCCTCCAAACGGCACAGCAGGTTTTGCTATTTTTTCTGTAAGAGACTTTAGTCGTGTACCTTGTCCCCCTGCAAGAATCATTGCTACTATTTCTTTTCTAGCCATTGCTTTTCCCCCTTTTATTTAGTTGAGCTTTATAGAATACCGCTGATAGAGGCGGGATATCAATCATGATGCTGTATTTCATTTCATGCCATGGTTCCGGTGAAGGATGAAGTTCTTCATTATTTGTCATACCAGTACCTCCATATTCGTGAAGGTCGCTGTTGAATACCTCTTCGTATACTGCGAAGCGAGGCACTCCTAATCTATATCCTTTTTTAGAGACAGGTGTAAAATTGAATACACCTATTACAAAATCATCTTTGTCTTTACTCTTACGTATAAAAGAGATTATACTCTCTTCATAATTTAAACAGTCTATCCATTGAAAACCGTCATGAGAACAGTCATTTTCCCAGAGAGCTTTTTCTTTTTTATAAAACAAGTTTAGAGCTCGGGTATACTTTTTCATCTCTTTATGTTTTGGATATTCCAAGAGATTCCAGTCGAGGTCTTCATAATATTTCCATTCGACAAACTGACCGAATTCCCCTCCCATAAACAGTAATTTTTTACCAGGATGAAGCATGGTATAGCCATAAAAAGCTCTTAAGTTGGAGAATTTTTCTTCATATGTACCTGGCATTTTGTCCAATAATGACTTTTTACCGTGTACCACTTCATCGTGAGATAAGGGAAGTACGTAATTCTCTGAGAATGCATACATAAAGGAAAAGGTGATATAGTTGTGATGCCACTTTCTGTATAGAGGGTCGAGCTCCATATAAGCGAGCATGTCGTTCATCCATCCCATATTCCATTTATATGTAAAACCTAGTCCTCCGACATAACCTGGTTTTGTCACAAGAGGCCATGCAGTAGATTCCTCAGCGGCGATATAAACCCCTGGATATTCCTCGAGAATTGATTTATTCAGTTCTCTCAAGAATTCTACGGCCCAAAGATTTTCATTTCCACCATGTTCGTTTTTTAGTTCTGGATGGTCACCTTTTTTACCGTAATCTAGATAGATCATATTTGCAACGGCATCTATACGAAGACCGTCTATGTGAAACTCCCTTATCCAATAAAGGGCATTAGAGATAAGAAAACTCTTTACTTCGTTTCTAGAAAGGTCAAAGTTCGCAGTTCCCCAGTCATAATTCTCTCCTAAAAGTTCCCACTGGTATTCATAGGTTGGAGTCCCGTCGAATCTATATAAGGCGTGACTGTCTTTACAAAAATGCCCAGGAACCCAATCTAATATAACCCCTATATTTTTTTCATGCATCTTTTCTACAAAATACTTAAAGTCCTCAGGTGTTCCGTATCTGCTGGTTACAGAATAATAACCTGTCCCTTGATAACCCCAGGAAGCATCTAGGGGATATTCTGACACAGGCATTATTTCAATATGGGTGTATCCCATATATTTTACATATTTAGATAGTTCATCTGCGATCTCTCTAAAGTTATAAAAACACTCATGGTCAATCTCGATTATATTTGACGAATGATCAATATTTTTTATCTTATCTCCTGAGAGTTCTTTTTGCTTCCATGAACCTAAATGTAGTTCATAAATATTCATAGGACTCTCGTAATGATTGGTCTTTTTACGTTTTGTCAGCCATTTACTGTCTTGCCATTTGTATTTTTCTAGACCATATACTATAGATGCAGTATTAGGTCTTAGTTCAGAATAGAAAGCGTATGGATCACTTTTTTGAACCCTGTCTCCAAACTGAGTTTCTATGTCAAATTTATAAATTTCACCCTTGGTGATTCCGTCTATTTCAAGTTCCCATATACCTTCGTTATTAATCTTTGACATGGGATTGGCAGAGGAATTCCAGTTGTTGAAATTTCCTATGACACTTACGGACTTTGCTCTAGGGGCCCAGACCCTGAAAAAAGTTCCATTTTTTGTAAGGTGTGCTCCCATATATTCATAGGTTCTTTTGTGTTCTCCTCTGTGAAAGAGGTATCGGTCTATTTCGGTTTTATTGCTCATTGTACCTCCTCTCAATAAAAAATATGTCCTTTATATTAATACTTCAAATTATTAATTTTCTTTTTATATTTTTTAGTTTTTTTTAACAGGGTTCATCTATGTATACCAAAATCACTAAATTCTTAATGTTTTTATATGAAAGAAGAGAAGATAAATTCTTCTCCTCTTTTAGTAAGTTAATGACAGTAAGTTTTTTAATTTTTTATTCATATAAAATTCAAAGAAAAAAATTATATTTTTTGAAAATGTTGTTTACAAGTATATCACCAATGGTATATTTAAATCAAATAGATATTTCTTAAAAAAAGGAACTTTTTATGGTTAAAAATTATTCGTTTTTGTCATGAAATATTTTGTTGAAAAAGTAAAACTAGATTTTATGGGATTTTGAATTGAAGATTAAAAAAACTAAACCAGTCAATGATAAAAAAAAACAGCCGAAAATTAATCCGGCTGTTGATCTATGATTTTTCTTATACGGTTCATATAGTTCTCTTTTAACACTCTTCTCTCTCTTCTTAATTTTGTTGCTTCTTTCTGAAGCTGTTCAAATTTTTTCATGTCTGGTTCTTTAGAAAGCATACATTTATTCATTTCAGACCTCAAATCCCTCGCACGATTGTTTATTTCTGACTCTTTATTGACAAGCTCTGCTCTCAGCTCCATCACCTTCTCTTTTTGATCTGGAGTCAGATTATCATAGGAAACACCGGTTTTCATGTTTTTATGTTTCATTGGATTATTATTGAAGGGAGCTGCATCAGCTGAGACTGCAAAGATTACAAGAATAAAAATCAAACTTAATTTTTTCATCATATCTCTACCTCCCCTCCTTCAAACCAGAAAAGCAAACCTTTTTCTACTTTTTCCACTCCATATCTATATCCGTGACTGCTCAGAATTTTTCTAACTATGGTCAGCCCAAGACCAGTGCCGCTGTCCCTTGTCCGGGATTTATCGACTCTGAAAAAAGGGACCCATAATTTTTCTAATTCATCTTCCTCTATATCACAGTTGTTAAAAATCTCAAATCTCATATTTTTATCGATTTTTTGGAGTTTGATATGTATAGAACCATTATCTGAAACATATTTTACAGCATTACTGATAAGGTTTCTTATTACCATAGAGATTTTATCGTGATCCCCTAGGATTTGGCCATTCTCTAGTTCTGATTTTAAAGTGATAGATTTTTTATCCATAAGGAGCTTGTTTATGCTTATCTCTTTTTCTATTATCTCTTTTAGGTCTAGCTCTTCCATTGCAAAGTCTTCATAACCTCTTTCCAATTTTGAAAGAAACAGAAGTGATTTAACAAGCTTATCCATCTCTAAAACCTCATCCTGTATGATCTCAAGATAAAAATTTCTTGTTTTTTCATCAGGAGCTATTCCGTCTCTTAATCCCTCAGTATAATTACTTATAACAGCTATGGGGGTTTTCAGCTCATGACTTACATTGGAGATAAACTCCTTTCTCATTTGGTCTATTGCTTTTTCTTTTTCTATATCTTTCAGAAGTATTTTATTTGCCTCTAGAAGTTTTTCTTTAGCAGAGTTGATCTCTAGAATGTTGCTTTCAAGGCTCTCTGACATCATATTTATACTTTCTCCCAAGTCGCCTATTTCATCCTTTGATTTTTTTGTGAACCTTTTTGAAAAATCAAATCTTGCAACTCTATGAGCAAGATTTTGTATTTCTATGAGAGGTTTGGTTATTCTGCCAGAAAAAACTTTGACTAAAATAATCCCCAGTATAAAAGCTATAAATATTATTTTTAAATGGTAAGCTGTTACTATGTCCATCTGCTCTTTTATAAAGTTTACAGGAACACCCACTACCAGAAGTCTTTTATTGTCGTATGCGGTAAATAGGACAAGAGTTTCCACTCTAAAAAATCTATCAATACTTTTTTTGTAAAAATAAGTTCCTGGATTCTTCAAAAGTCCCAAAATTTCCTCTTTTTTTGTCCCACTATCCTGAAGGAGTTCAGGTTCTATGAAATCAAAGGGAAATAAATCAACCCGAACACCGGTTTCTTGCTCAAGCTTTCCTATATCGATATCATAGCCTGATGTTTTTACATATTCAGAAACCTCTAGGAGTTTATCTTTTTTAACATTAAAATAATACTTTTCAAAATGTATTTCACTGAAAAGATACAAAGATAAAGTTATTATTATCATTATCAGTGATAAAAGAAAAAATAATTTATTTTTTATGCTCACTTATGACACCTCAAATTTATAGCCCACGCCTCTTACAGTTTCGATATATTCTCCGCCAAGTTTTTTTCTTATTCTTTTTATCTGGGAATCTACTGCCCTACGATCTCCCTCATAGTCATATCCCCACAGTGAAGTTATTATTTTTTCTCTACTTAATGCTATTCCTTTATTTATTACAAAATACAAAAGCATCTCATATTCTCTAGGAGACAGTTCTAAAATCTCTCCGTCTAGAGTAACAACGTGGCTGCTGTCATTTATGATTAGTTTTCCCATATTGATAATAGAGTCATTGTTATTTCTTCTCAAAAGAGCCTTTACCTTTGCCATTAAGATTTTAAGTGAAACAGGTTTGGTGACATATTCATCGGTCTTAAGTTTATACCCTTTTAATATATCATCTTCATCGCCCTTGGCGGTTAGCATTATTATAGGGACATTTTTCCTTTCGCTTCTGATCTCTCTGCAGACATCCCAGCCGTCTAATTTTGGCATCATGATATCTAGTATTACAAGGTCTATTTTGTTGTTAAAAAAAAACTCTATAGCTTGTTCGCCATCCTCAGCTTCTATGACGAGATATCCTTCTTTTTTTAAAAAGTCTGAAGCAATCCTTCT
This window encodes:
- a CDS encoding alpha/beta fold hydrolase yields the protein MPGKFYLDNDIFIRVWDDVKNPKGIIQIIHGMGEHSLRYDTVAKWFNKNGYIVYADDHRGHGYSAESIEELGSIEGGFETLVDDEKYITDFISKSCPGLPIYVLGHSMGSFIAQGHMSDLSRFVNGYILTGSCGKRMAETFSGWILSGIIRIFFSKSKSPLMKRLIFLGYNKKIKKKKTVSDWLTRREEIVKDYIDDPFCGFVYTSGFYFSFLKYLKNLFTKKTFESVKRTIPVFILSGESDPVGLYGKGVRKLLKFYKKNHFNFVKMKLYPGARHEILNEINSIEVLEDIKNWIENKK
- a CDS encoding glycogen/starch/alpha-glucan phosphorylase, with the translated sequence MEFTKEMIKNGFALKLKSLYSKDLKNASDIQKYIAFSNLIRDYMSEGWFETNQQYKDKKVKQVYYLSMEFLIGKLLEKNLINLGISDLAKEALEDMGMDLDLLIKVEPDAGLGNGGLGRLAACFMDSLAALGLPGHGCGIRYKYGMFRQEIKDGYQVEMPDPWLKEPYPWEVRKENRSIKIRFGGTAYMKEVGNELEAVHENYYTVKAVPYDIPLSGYLNKTVNTLRLWSSEADTDEFDFQNFNSGNYLQSVEGKYTAELISQVLYPDDSTENGRQLRLKQEYFFVSASLQSILNYHREVKVDFKHLDDYVAIHINDTHPALAVAELMRILMDEDELNWKEAWDVTTKVCAYTNHTIMAEALEKWPASGFKRLLPRLFMIIEEINRRFCQEIIARHGDWDRVGRMSIIENGMVKMANLAIVGSHSVNGVAALHTEILKTKELKDFNDFYPGKFNNKTNGITHRRWLIKSNRALTNLIIDCIGDSWVRNPKDLEKMMIFKKDKDVLSKIEDIKRENKVKLAKYIFDKKEIVVDPDSIFDIHVKRIHGYKRQLLNCLHILYLYKKLKNDKNFDIYPRTFIFSAKAAPAYVFAKKIIKLINTLGDLINNDPEVNDKIKVVFIDNYNVSKAEKIIPAADVSEQISTASKEASGTGNMKFMMNGAITLATLDGANIEIKELVGDENIIIFGLTSEEVLKFYSSHKYNSVNFLKENQEIAELVETLVDGTLGVSITEFGEIYKELTEKNDYYFVLKDFKEYVKAQEKIEKLYKNKDKWAKKCLVNIAMSGHFSSDNTIAKYAQEIWNIKGEKIGE
- the glgA gene encoding glycogen synthase GlgA, giving the protein MKILFVTGEAWPFIKTGGLGDVSHSLPKSLVKTGVDIRVILPKYKAIDYKYKSKMKHLGHTYVKLSWRNQYCGIDMLEYDGVKYYFVDNEHYFKRDNVYGEFDDCERFGFFSKSVLAALEVMEFEPDLIHCNDWHSGLTPVYLKELQRNDTYKNVKTLYTIHNLKYQGIFSMETLDDVLGLSHDIHFREDSMKFFDAISFLKGGVNYSDYVSTVSSTYAEEIKMEFYGENLHGLFRHIDSRLSGIVNGIDYDIFNPRTDKDIATKFSQSKIDKKIKNKLELQKELGLTVSEDIPMIGIITRLVRQKGIDLITHVLQELLQMDLQIVILGTGDQDYEDIFEYYSQVYPSKLSSNITFNDAMAKKIYASSDMFLMPSLFEPCGLSQMIAMRYGSVPVVRETGGLRDTVKPYNAKKKQGTGFTFSNYNAHEMLDTIKCAVEVYQNKKAWKELILRGMNEKNSWSHAAKNYKSFYKEILG
- the glgD gene encoding glucose-1-phosphate adenylyltransferase subunit GlgD — encoded protein: MTNNYMAMILLTEKDDDIRGLTKNRNIASTPVGGRYRVIDFALSNMVNAGLRNVGLFVGKQNSRSLVDHLGSGGPWDLDRKIDGMFLFNFAGGEGSRTDISILENNLEYFYRSKQDHVFVTSSYMVCSMDAKKFIEEHEESEADISIIYKNVKNADVSFYGCDTINLNEDGYVEGIGKNLHFKKEEKISLEGFIMKKDTFIKMICEATQNGSYTSFKDLISRNVNKYKVKGLEFEGYLRCINSTKEYFKFNMDVLDLDVRRDLFFRHGKILTKIKDTPPSLFKNGSEVTNSLVANGCTIEGTVKNSVVSRHVKIEEGTEIEDCVILQDCTIKKGSKLKNVVIDKNTVIAEGEELKASVEFPLVIEKKIGINSERFKELYWPLEDM
- a CDS encoding glucose-1-phosphate adenylyltransferase → MARKEIVAMILAGGQGTRLKSLTEKIAKPAVPFGGKYRIIDFALSNCSNSAIDTVGVLTQYEPFALHNHIGIGAPWDLDRQNGGVSVLQPYTSMDGGDWYMGTAHAIHQNINYIDKFNPEYVLILSGDHIYKMDYSKMLDFHKENNADASIAVINVSMEEASRFGIMNTNEDYSIYEFEEKPANPKSTLASMGVYIFRWDLLRKFLIEDEENKDSSHDFGKDIIPKMLNDGHKMMAYPYEGYWKDVGTIDSLWEANMDLLNPDNELNIFDRNWKIYSPQKAYPPKYVGENAKIKNSLIVEGCDIYGEVENSIIFGGVCIGKNTKIKNSVIMSESAIGDNVVIEKAIVGSNVMINDHASIGDGIEIKVIPDNTIIQKNQIIK
- the glgB gene encoding 1,4-alpha-glucan branching protein GlgB encodes the protein MSNKTEIDRYLFHRGEHKRTYEYMGAHLTKNGTFFRVWAPRAKSVSVIGNFNNWNSSANPMSKINNEGIWELEIDGITKGEIYKFDIETQFGDRVQKSDPYAFYSELRPNTASIVYGLEKYKWQDSKWLTKRKKTNHYESPMNIYELHLGSWKQKELSGDKIKNIDHSSNIIEIDHECFYNFREIADELSKYVKYMGYTHIEIMPVSEYPLDASWGYQGTGYYSVTSRYGTPEDFKYFVEKMHEKNIGVILDWVPGHFCKDSHALYRFDGTPTYEYQWELLGENYDWGTANFDLSRNEVKSFLISNALYWIREFHIDGLRIDAVANMIYLDYGKKGDHPELKNEHGGNENLWAVEFLRELNKSILEEYPGVYIAAEESTAWPLVTKPGYVGGLGFTYKWNMGWMNDMLAYMELDPLYRKWHHNYITFSFMYAFSENYVLPLSHDEVVHGKKSLLDKMPGTYEEKFSNLRAFYGYTMLHPGKKLLFMGGEFGQFVEWKYYEDLDWNLLEYPKHKEMKKYTRALNLFYKKEKALWENDCSHDGFQWIDCLNYEESIISFIRKSKDKDDFVIGVFNFTPVSKKGYRLGVPRFAVYEEVFNSDLHEYGGTGMTNNEELHPSPEPWHEMKYSIMIDIPPLSAVFYKAQLNKRGKSNG
- a CDS encoding Spy/CpxP family protein refolding chaperone → MMKKLSLIFILVIFAVSADAAPFNNNPMKHKNMKTGVSYDNLTPDQKEKVMELRAELVNKESEINNRARDLRSEMNKCMLSKEPDMKKFEQLQKEATKLRRERRVLKENYMNRIRKIIDQQPD
- a CDS encoding sensor histidine kinase; its protein translation is MSIKNKLFFLLSLIMIIITLSLYLFSEIHFEKYYFNVKKDKLLEVSEYVKTSGYDIDIGKLEQETGVRVDLFPFDFIEPELLQDSGTKKEEILGLLKNPGTYFYKKSIDRFFRVETLVLFTAYDNKRLLVVGVPVNFIKEQMDIVTAYHLKIIFIAFILGIILVKVFSGRITKPLIEIQNLAHRVARFDFSKRFTKKSKDEIGDLGESINMMSESLESNILEINSAKEKLLEANKILLKDIEKEKAIDQMRKEFISNVSHELKTPIAVISNYTEGLRDGIAPDEKTRNFYLEIIQDEVLEMDKLVKSLLFLSKLERGYEDFAMEELDLKEIIEKEISINKLLMDKKSITLKSELENGQILGDHDKISMVIRNLISNAVKYVSDNGSIHIKLQKIDKNMRFEIFNNCDIEEDELEKLWVPFFRVDKSRTRDSGTGLGLTIVRKILSSHGYRYGVEKVEKGLLFWFEGGEVEI